A region of the Gemmatimonadota bacterium genome:
CCAGAACGCCTTCAACAATTCCGCGCTGTACCTGGAAAGGTATATAGAAAAGGCCCGGCACATCGAGGTGCAGGTCCTGGGCGACCGCCACGGGCAGGTCGTCCACTTAGGCGAGCGGGACTGTTCGATCCAGCGGCGGCGGCAGAAGCTCATCGAGGAGTCGCCGTCCCCTTTTGTCGACGACGAGCTTCGTTCCGGGCTGGGAGAGGCCGCCCTGCGCGCGGCGCGGGCGATCGACTACGAAAACGCGGGCACCGTCGAGTTCCTCGTGACCGAGGACCGCCAGTTCTATTTCATGGAGATGAACACGCGCATCCAGGTGGAACACCCCGTGACGGAAATGGTCGTTTCACAGGACCTCGTAAAGGAACAGATCCGCGTCGCCGCGGGCCATCCCCTGGGTTTCGCGCAGGAAGACGTGCAAATGCGGGGACACGCCATCGAGTGCCGGATCAACGCCGAGGACCCGGACCGGAATTTCATGCCCTCCACGGGCGAGATCACGAGTTTCCACACGCCAGGCGGTTACGGGGTGCGGGTGGACAGCCACGTGTACGCCCAGTACGTCGTCACGCCCTTCTACGACTCCATGCTGGCGAAGCTGATCGTCTGGGGAAAGGACCGGGAAGAGGCGATGACGCGGACCGAGCGGGCCCTCGATGAGTTTATCGTCGAAGGCATCAACACGACGATTCCGTTCCACCAGTTCATGTTGAAACACCCGACCTTCCGTTCCGGGCAGGCGGATACGGACTTCGTTGAATCCCTGAGTTCCCTGAGTTGACGAAATGACCGGCGGCGGCCCGCGTCGGGCCCGGGCGCCGGAGAAAGGAACGCATGAACACGCCCTCAGATCTCCGCTATTCGACCGAACACGAGTGGGTGCGCCTGGAGG
Encoded here:
- the accC gene encoding acetyl-CoA carboxylase biotin carboxylase subunit, with the protein product MFQKILIANRGEIALRVIRSCKELNIATLAVHSETDQDSLHVRFADEAVCIGSNAPNDSYLNIPRIISAAEIMNADAVHPGYGFLSENPHFAEVCESCDIAFIGPPSRAIRLMGDKAEARKTVAASDVPTIPGTEDVVDDEDAAVEASREIGFPLVIKASAGGGGRGIRIVRDEGELREAFRLASREAQNAFNNSALYLERYIEKARHIEVQVLGDRHGQVVHLGERDCSIQRRRQKLIEESPSPFVDDELRSGLGEAALRAARAIDYENAGTVEFLVTEDRQFYFMEMNTRIQVEHPVTEMVVSQDLVKEQIRVAAGHPLGFAQEDVQMRGHAIECRINAEDPDRNFMPSTGEITSFHTPGGYGVRVDSHVYAQYVVTPFYDSMLAKLIVWGKDREEAMTRTERALDEFIVEGINTTIPFHQFMLKHPTFRSGQADTDFVESLSSLS